From Penicillium psychrofluorescens genome assembly, chromosome: 1, one genomic window encodes:
- a CDS encoding uncharacterized protein (ID:PFLUO_002110-T1.cds;~source:funannotate) yields MALTTSQSSSPRGRFRDVVPGANLGKWKTGPKNGITDVEGVMVQTTTIRDGASINTGLTAIVPRKDWFRQACTAGIFRFNGSGEMTGTHWIEETGLLHSPILLTNSFSVGACYTGIYKYAIQHYGQGESGVDWFLLPVVTETFDGHLNDVSKFAVTPDHVVHSLTEASSDPVPEGNVGGGTGMLCQGFKGGTGTSSRVVPGLDGKSYTIGALVQANYGRMGDFHMCGIPVGRILAAEAEKDAASAARKAEYDAAKDKKDGSIIIILATDAPLHPTQLQRLAKRATVGLARVGGYGHNPSGDIFLAFSTGNSIPVQTDKGQVDRFKPRELDMRFIDDQSINGLIEAAADATEEAIYNALCMAETMTGNQNHTVEALPLQRVAEIMSKFQETESACLGK; encoded by the coding sequence ATGGCCTTGACGACATCACAGTCGAGTTCGCCCCGAGGACGCTTTCGAGATGTCGTTCCGGGTGCGAACCTTGGTAAATGGAAAACTGGCCCCAAGAATGGCATCACAGACGTGGAGGGTGTGATGGTCCAAACCACGACCATCCGAGATGGCGCATCCATCAACACAGGCCTCACAGCAATTGTGCCGCGAAAAGACTGGTTCCGCCAAGCTTGCACTGCGGGTATCTTCCGTTTCAATGGCTCGGGTGAGATGACTGGCACCCATTGGATTGAAGAAACAGGTCTCCTGCACTCACCCATCCTTCTCACCAACAGCTTTTCTGTTGGTGCCTGCTACACCGGAATCTACAAATATGCCATTCAACATTACGGACAGGGGGAGTCCGGAGTAGACTGGTTTCTACTCCCTGTGGTCACAGAGACATTCGATGGCCACCTCAATGATGTTAGCAAGTTTGCCGTGACACCAGACCATGTGGTTCACAGTTTGACAGAAGCCTCGAGTGACCCAGTCCCGGAAGGCAATGTTGGCGGCGGCACGGGCATGCTGTGTCAAGGGTTCAAGGGGGGGACAGGAACAAGCAGCCGAGTAGTCCCCGGCCTCGACGGTAAATCATACACCATCGGAGCTCTCGTGCAGGCCAACTACGGGCGAATGGGAGACTTTCATATGTGCGGAATCCCAGTTGGGCGGATCCttgcagcagaagcagagaaAGATGCGGCTTCGGCAGCAAGAAAAGCCGAGTATGACGCTGCCAAAGATAAAAAGGACGGTTCAATCATTATCATCCTGGCGACCGATGCCCCGCTCCATCCCACCCAACTTCAACGTCTCGCGAAGCGAGCCACAGTCGGACTTGCTCGCGTGGGCGGTTATGGCCATAACCCATCCGGAGACATCTTTCTTGCCTTCTCGACAGGCAATTCAATTCCAGTCCAAACCGACAAGGGCCAGGTCGATCGTTTCAAACCTAGGGAGTTGGACATGCGCTTCATTGACGACCAGTCGATCAATGGGTTGATTGAAGCGGCTGCAGATGCCACAGAGGAAGCCATCTATAATGCCCTTTGCATGGCAGAGACAATGACGGGAAACCAAAATCACACTGTCGAGGCTCTGCCCTTACAGAGAGTGGCGGAAATCATGTCAAAGTTCCAAGAGACAGAGAGTGCTTGTTTGGGGAAGTAG
- a CDS encoding uncharacterized protein (ID:PFLUO_002106-T1.cds;~source:funannotate), which translates to MTGSPAVCPSASVWDSPTECYSHPPVGSTKPVLYANHPPIEMSVEHIKQTIRDYCTSAQIAMEIGFDGVEIHAGNGYLPEQFLSSNVNKRVDSYGGTPEKRCQFVFELMDALAKTIGEQNLSIRLSPFGLFNQARGEQRVETWTYLCEGLKKDHPTLSYVSFIEPRFEQIFGVEEKDKFLQSWGLQGVTLDRFRDIFGDTPFFSAGGWDDTNSWGVVESGKYDALLYGRLFISNPDLVYRLGERLSLASYDRSRFYGPFEDNAFHYTDYPTAK; encoded by the exons ATGACAGGCTCACCTGCAGTCTGTCCCTCGGCAAGTGTCTGGGACTCTCCCACCGAATGCTACTCGCACCCACCTGTGGGCTCCACCAAGCCCGTTCTATACGCGAACCACCCGCCCATCGAAATGTCCGTAGAGCATATCAAGCAGACCATCCGTGATTACTGTACCAGTGCCCAGATAGCTATGGAAATTGGTTTCGATGGTGTGGAAATCCATGCTGGCAATGGATACCTCCCGGAGCAGTTCCTTAGCTCTAACGTCAACAAGCGCGTAGATAGTTACGGTGGCACACCTGAAAAACGCTGTCAATTTGTGTTTGAGTTGATGGATGCGCTGGCTAAAACTATCGGCGAACAGAACCTTTCGATTCGACTCTCGCCATTTGGTCTGTTTAACCAGGCTCGTGGAGAACAGCGGGTTGAGACCTGGACTTACTTGTGTGAGGGCCTGAAGAAGGACCACCCGACCTTGTCGTATGTCAGCTTTATCGAGCCG CGATTTGAGCAAATTTTTGGCgtcgaagagaaagacaagtTCCTCCAAAGCTGGGGCCTGCAAGGTGTCACCCTTGATCGATTCCGTGATATCTTTGGAGATactcctttcttctcggctGGTGGCTGGGACGACACAAATTCTTGGGGAGTTGTGGAGTCCGGCAAGTACGATGCTCTCTTGTATGGCCGGTTATTTATCAGCAACCCGGACCTGGTGTATAGGCTTGGGGAAAGGCTTTCGCTGGCATCCTATGATCGTAGCCGCTTCTATGGGCCGTTCGAGGATAATGCTTTCCATTATACTGATTATCCCACTGCGAAATAA
- a CDS encoding uncharacterized protein (ID:PFLUO_002108-T1.cds;~source:funannotate) gives MADLHDALSCLQPTTWDAVPQSPNGLREYVRDMFKKSRLIAESLPDPPPYENHDAHNGGQPDTPHVVPSSARIAETDPEITTLQKQWGKPIKMGGPKDNPLGVHVYKLAGGDGGGHWFGRRSVHEGLPFVRWRDKLSTEFDETLKVNQEKMSKGETPDKCIRGIGAENKVEIIEVTDEDGSTLGTVTVYHVSAQFPKPTAPRDFVALVITSDVGLKVGGTKQPGRSWMMISKPCEHPDVPHKNGYTRGEYESVELIREIPVDKTSSESNTPKGTGGATSNSQHPDLSTDPSLENEDAESNPVEWIMVTRSDPGGNIPRWMVDKGTPRSVEADAAKFVNWAVQEDKPQKKARSQASSLQSSNRVSKTGETDEQESSEDEDSDTESTDTDIQDVHHGLIASIGSLINSGVERFAPQAVLDYIPHHQESPQHLPEAVQVSQSPSNLHSPTDPVNNTESQVEPDHASQSSGVAAPTAEEIAQHSPAEIIQASTTSKPTHNEKELAKLALRKREVQAKLDTVRSELDKMNIPPQHSLSSALPSKVLNNGMDSDSSAVIKQAAEKRSSTPASSHSQRGRSNSDGQSSTQTPKRDQTPETPAHMQKAATQLSNEEAKLLKQIGKIEASQLKIATKIEARRRKETERSEKSKSRSETETLRREVEDLHKEVAKLRDERKKWVDLVASLQAENTKLTAAEESKGTSAS, from the coding sequence atggccgaccTCCACGACGCCCTCTCGTGTCTACAGCCGACTACATGGGACGCGGTCCCGCAATCGCCGAACGGGCTCCGCGAATATGTCCGTGATATGTTCAAGAAGAGCCGATTAATCGCCGAGTCGCTTCCGGATCCTCCGCCTTATGAGAATCACGATGCTCACAACGGCGGACAGCCAGACACCCCGCATGTGGTCCCTTCCTCTGCACGGATAGCCGAAACAGATCCAGAGATCACCACACTCCAAAAGCAATGGGGAAAGCCGATCAAGATGGGTGGACCAAAGGACAATCCACTTGGGGTGCATGTGTATAAGCTGGCCGgcggtgacggtggtggacATTGGTTCGGGAGGCGCAGTGTGCACGAGGGACTTCCATTTGTACGGTGGCGGGACAAGCTCTCGACGGAGTTTGACGAGACACTAAAGGTAAACCAAGAAAAGATGTCCAAGGGCGAGACGCCGGACAAGTGTATTCGGGGCATCGGCGCTGAGAACAAagtcgagatcatcgaggtcACCGATGAGGATGGTTCTACACTGGGAACAGTCACAGTCTATCATGTCTCTGCACAGTTTCCAAAACCCACGGCACCGCGCGACTTTGTGGCGCTGGTAATCACGTCGGACGTTGGATTGAAGGTTGGCGGGACGAAGCAGCCTGGCCGAagctggatgatgatctccaagCCGTGTGAGCATCCGGATGTACCGCATAAAAATGGTTATACCCGGGGCGAATACGAGTCTGTGGAACTAATCCGCGAGATTCCCGTGGACAAGACGAGCAGTGAAAGCAACACGCCAAAAGGCACAGGGGGCGCTACTTCTAATTCACAACATCCGGATCTATCAACAGACCCTAGTCTCGAAAATGAGGACGCTGAATCGAATCCAGTCGAGTGGATAATGGTGACTAGGAGTGACCCAGGAGGCAATATTCCACGCTGGATGGTGGACAAGGGCACACCGAGAAGCGTGGAAGCAGATGCCGCCAAGTTTGTCAATTGGGCTGTCCAAGAAGACAAACCACAGAAGAAGGCTCGCTCACAGGCCAGTTCTTTGCAGTCCTCAAATCGAGTCTCTAAAACAGGGGAAACCGACGAACAGGAATCTAGTGAGGACGAAGATTCGGACACCGAATCGACCGACACAGACATCCAGGATGTGCACCACGGCCTCATTGCCAGCATCGGAAGCCTTATCAACAGCGGTGTGGAGCGATTTGCACCACAAGCGGTGTTGGATTACATCCCACATCACCAGGAATCACCGCAGCATCTCCCCGAGGCGGTGCAGGTCTCCCAGAGTCCTTCCAACCTACATTCCCCCACAGATCCAGTAAACAACACCGAGTCACAGGTCGAGCCAGACCATGCCTCCCAATCCTCTGGAGTGGCCGCGCCCACAGCCGAAGAGATAGCGCAGCACTCTCCCGCAGAAATAATACAGGCAAGCACGACCAGCAAACCCACGCACAACGAAAAGGAATTAGCGAAGTTGGCACTTCGCAAACGCGAGGTCCAGGCTAAGCTCGACACCGTGCGTTCCGAGCTCGACAAGATGAATATCCCGCCCCAGCACAGCCTCTCATCTGCACTACCGAGCAAGGTCCTCAACAACGGGATGGATAGTGACAGCAGCGCGGTAATCAAACAAGCTGCCGAGAAGCGCTCTTCAACGCCCGCTAGTTCCCATAGTCAGCGCGGAAGGAGCAACAGCGACGGCCAGTCATCCACACAGACGCCCAAACGGGACCAGACGCCAGAAACGCCGGCGCATATGCAGAAGGCAGCAACACAGCTTTCCAATGAGGAAGCCAAACTGCTGAAGCAGATTGGCAAGATTGAAGCCAGTCAGCTCAAAATCGCAACTAAAATCGAAGCGCGCCGCCGGAAGGAAACTGAACGTTCTGAAAAGAGCAAATCTCGGTCAGAGACTGAGACCCTCCGGCGTGAGGTGGAGGATTTGCACAAAGAGGTCGCAAAACTGCGCGATGAGCGCAAGAAATGGGTGGATTTGGTTGCGTCGTTGCAGGCTGAGAATACGAAGCTGACTGCTGCGGAGGAAAGCAAGGGAACGAGTGCTTCATAG
- a CDS encoding uncharacterized protein (ID:PFLUO_002105-T1.cds;~source:funannotate), whose amino-acid sequence MAPKKDQSSKSKSPVQPVPEKRGYEFGGPLGAFGIIFGLPVLVYVFYFVCNDVSGCPAPSLLRPSSLSLDRLKREVGWPKEGIVALYDTQVTLWTLSYYALSLFLQVFLPGQEAEGIVLAGGGRLKYKFNAFLSAIVVLSGLAGGTYMYGADFVVWTFLWDNYLQVITANLIISSLVAIFVYVRSFSVPAPGQPNPTLRELAPGGHTGNPLYDFFIGRELNPRIRLPIPFVSEASRTIDIKVFMEMRPGLLGWTILNLSNVAHQYRTYGYVTDSIVLVTIFQGFYILDALYMEPAIMTTMDIIMDGFGYMLSFGDVVWVPHLYSVQSRYLSIFPYELGWTGRAFVLGVVAVGYSIFRGANNQKNRFRTNPDDPNLKHIKYIETASGSKLMTSGWWGLARHINYLGDWTMSWAYCLPTGVAGYVIIESINPGTGSLQKQALQTPEARGWGMVLTYFYMLYFAILLIHRERRDEEKCKRKYGADWDRYTSMVRSRIIPGIY is encoded by the exons ATGGCGCCCAAAAAAGATCAAAGTTCGAAGTCCAAATCCCCCGTTCAGCCTGTTCCCGAGAAGCGAGGCTATGAATTCGGAGGCCC GCTCGGCGCGTTTGGAATTATTTTCGGTCTACCCGTCCTGGTCTATGTCTTTTACTTCGTTTGTAATGATGTCTCTGGCTGTCCTGCACCGTCGCTCCTTCGCCCGTCCTCGCTGTCGCTCGATCGATTGAAACGCGAGGTCGGCTGGCCGAAGGAGGGAATTGTCGCGCTCTATGACACGCAGGTCACGCTATGGACGCTGAGCTATTATGCTTTGAGTCTGTTTCTGCAGGTCTTCCTGCCCGGACAAGAGGCGGAGGGCATTGTCTTGGCTGGTGGAGGTCGGCTCAAGTACAAGTTCAACG CATTCCTTTCTGCGATCGTCGTTCTCTCTGGTCTGGCCGGCGGCACCTACATGTATGGCGCGGATTTTGTGGTGTGGACGTTCCTGTGGGACAACTACCTGCAGGTGATCACGGCAAATCTGATAATATCCTCGCTGGTCGCAATTTTCGTGTATGTGAGGAGCTTCTCCGTCCCCGCGCCGGGACAGCCCAACCCCACTCTGCGCGAATTGGCTCCCGGCGGCCACACCGGAAATCCCCTTTacgacttcttcatcggGCGGGAGCTCAACCCACGTATTCGCCTCCCTATTCCCTTTGTCAGCGAGGCTTCCCGGACAATCGACATCAAGGTGTTTATGGAGATGAGACCAGGTTTGCTTGGATGGACCATCCTGAACCTCTCCAACGTTGCCCATCAGTACCGGACCTACGGGTACGTTACAGACTCCATTGTGCTGGTCACTATTTTCCAGGGCTTTTACATCCTGGATGCCTTGTACATGGAACCGGCCATCATGACCACAATGGACATTATCATGGATGGCTTTGGTTATATGCTTTCctttggcgatgtggtcTGGGTTCCGCACCTGTACTCTGTCCAGAGCCGGTATCTGTCCATCTTCCCCTATGAACTCGGCTGGACTGGCAGGGCGTTCGTGCTGGGTGTCGTCGCTGTCGGGTACTCGATTTTCCGTGGCGCCAACAACCAGAAGAATCGATTCCGCACCAATCCCGATGATCCCAATCTGAAGCACATCAAGTACATTGAGACTGCCAGTGGATCGAAGCTGATGACGTCCGGCTGGTGGGGCTTGGCGCGGCACATCAACTATCTGGGTGACTGGACCATGTCGTGGGCCTATTGTCTGCCGACCGGTGTTGCCGGCTATGTTATCATCGAGAGCATCAACCCGGGCACTGGAAGCCTTCAGAAGCAGGCCTTACAGACCCCCGAGGCCCGCGGCTGGGGTATGGTTCTGACATACTTCTACATGCTCTATTTTGCGATCTTGTTGATTCACCGGGAAAGACGTGACGAGGAAAAGTGCAAGAGGAAGTATGGCGCTGACTGGGATCGGTACACCTCCATGGTGCGCAGCCGGATCATTCCCGGAATTTACTAA
- a CDS encoding uncharacterized protein (ID:PFLUO_002107-T1.cds;~source:funannotate) — protein MADKLRTLQNLEALQARHVGTGHADTTKYEWTSNILRDSYSSYVGHPPLLSYMAVGMGEPKEKVRAMMLEKMVRGAGNPPVTQD, from the exons ATGGCCGATAAACTTCGCACTCTCCAGAACCTCGAGGCTCTGCAGGCCCGTCATGTTGGTACTGGCCACGCCGACACCACCAAGTACGAATGGACGTCCAACATCCTCCGCGACAGTTACTCGTCGTATGTCGGCCACCCACCGCTGCTCTCCTACATGGCCGTCGGCATGGGCGAGCCTAAGGAGAAGGTTCGCGCAatgatgttggagaagatggttcGAGGGGCTGGGAATCCTCCTGTG ACACAAGATTAA
- a CDS encoding uncharacterized protein (ID:PFLUO_002104-T1.cds;~source:funannotate) yields the protein MHPSTLVGLLAFAAAASAIPSSHRQAHSSSSIRNLKSKIKNVVVLTMENRSLDNLLGGQKHKGLENSINNGPFCNPYNVTDPSQGHHCTAPRDYNSVSDDPSHAVTGNTMEFFSEWTPDNALIASGKLVPNNNGFIHEQIHNYGSSANKAKLAKDVMNYYTEEQVPVLTSLVQNYLTFNHWHSDVAGPTDPNRFAIVAGTSAGHGSNDETFGTYAFTERSVFQAVDETNHTWLNYWDTDGGTGPESHWFSWTKETNNTGKVVPMEQFYTDAGNGNLPEFSYLNPSCCGVGTTSMHDSGLISDGEAFIKKVYDALRNSPQWEESLFILTFDETGGFHDHVPPPLATRPDNLTYTETAPNGKNYTLDFNRLGGRIPTLLISPWVSKGFVEQKGTNHHGETMSYSASSILRTLGYLWDFAPFTPRVADAASWEHLIQTTPRKDTPTVLPNPAA from the exons ATGCATCCCAGCACTCTTGTCGGGCTCTTGGCCTTCGCCGCCGCTGCGTCGGCCATTCCCTCCAGCCATCGCCAGGCTCAttcgtcttcttccattCGCAATTTGAAGTCCAAGATCAAGAATGTCGTTGTTCTTACCATGGAGAACCGCTCTCTGGACAACCTCTTGGGTGGTCAGAAGCACAAGGGCCTAGAGAACTCCATCAACAATGGCCCTTTCTGCAACCCATACAATGTGACCGATCCTTCCCAGGGACACCATTGCACTGCCCCGAGAGATTACAACTCAGTGTCCGATGACCCTAGCCACGCTGTCACTGGTAACACCATGGAGTTCTTCAGCGAGTGGACCCCCGACAATGCCTTGATTGCCTCGGGCAAGTTGGTCCCGAACAACAACGGCTTCATCCACGAGCAGATTCACAACTACGGCTCGTCTGCCAACAAAGCCAAGCTGGCTAAGGATGTCATGAACTACTACACCGAGGAGCAGGTCCCTGTTCTGACCTCGCTAGTCCAGAACTACCTGACCTTCAATCACTGGCACTCCGACGTCGCTGGG CCTACTGATCCTAACCGTTTCGCCATTGTTGCTGGCACTTCTGCCGGTCATGGTTCCAATGATGAAACCTTTGGGACGTATGCGTTTACCGAGCGCTCTGTCTTCCAGGCTGTGGATGAAACTAACCACACCTGGCTCAACTATTGGGACACGGATGGCGGAACTGGTCCTGAGAGCCACTGGTTCTCCTGGACTaaagaaaccaacaacaCTGGCAAGGTTGTGCCAATGGAGCAATTCTACACCGATGCTGGTAATGGAAATCTGCCCGAGTTCTCTTACCTGAACCCCTCATGCTGTGGGGTTGGTACCACCTCAATGCACGACAGCGGTCTGATCTCTGACGGCGAAgccttcatcaagaaggtcTATGACGCTCTCCGTAACAGCCCTCAGTGGGAGGAGTCTCTCTTCATTCTGACGTTCGATGAGACTGGTGGCTTCCATGACCATGTGCCTCCTCCCCTTGCTACGCGCCCCGACAACCTCACGTATACCGAGACAGCACCAAACGGGAAGAACTATACGTTGGATTTCAATCGTCTGGGCGGCCGTATCCCGACTCTCCTTATTTCTCCGTGGGTCAGCAAGGGATTTGTTGAGCAAAAGGGTACCAACCACCATGGAGAAACGATGTCCTACTCCGCCAGCTCCATCCTCCGCACTCTCGGTTACCTCTGGGACTTTGCACCATTCACTCCTCGTGTTGCAGACGCTGCCTCGTGGGAACATCTGATCCAGACTACCCCTCGCAAGGACACCCCCACTGTGCTTCCCAATCCTGCGGCATAA
- a CDS encoding uncharacterized protein (ID:PFLUO_002109-T1.cds;~source:funannotate), with the protein MPTVLLPSSAAAFAPRSSPNVVLNRKVVPWLTATLKRVNRVKRPLNNVTQHTRCLTETLSSTNAIWTLCSMMFSKAPETELRRDENPLVEGLFNFQMIHIEAYVVHVDMVSRNEVAFKLTPETIEALVDYHKDIYSVDVVAKTWDWSGKQAQLKKLQEEFVQAANRFVYRANAEALEGLEEDGAGELLCGRSEEAKAAISSLFVPLLPPPPPVVDVMRPVPLLPSSSGPETWWPSAMSQPAESWKVLPPSPTPASDDSNANLWASISFSDAQLPSPTPSYSQPFTTSYAPFDSMAATSAALATLPLPSMLVQPCATAANMGFGFGWNQYQECALPYGVIM; encoded by the coding sequence ATGCCTACAGTCTTACTGCCCTCGTCGGCCGCCGCATTTGCGCCGCGGTCGTCGCCCAATGTCGTGCTGAACCGGAAGGTCGTGCCATGGCTGACAGCAACCTTGAAACGAGTCAACCGAGTCAAACGCCCCCTGAACAACGTCACGCAGCACACCCGATGCCTGACCGAGACGCTATCGTCAACCAACGCCATCTGGACATTATGTTCCATGATGTTTTCCAAAGCCCCCGAGACGGAGCTGCGCAGAGATGAGAACCCACTAGTCGAAGGGCTCTTCAACTTCCAGATGATCCACATCGAAGCCTATGTGGTACATGTCGACATGGTTTCGCGGAATGAAGTAGCATTCAAATTGACGCCGGAGACGATCGAGGCCCTAGTGGATTATCACAAAGATATCTACTCGGTCGACGTCGTCGCCAAGACGTGGGACTGGTCAGGCAAGCAGGCGCAGCTGAAGAAACTGCAAGAGGAGTTCGTGCAGGCCGCCAACAGGTTCGTGTATCGCGCCAACGCCGAGGCGCTGGAAGGCCTGGAGGAGGACGGCGCCGGGGAGCTACTGTGTGGCCGCAGcgaggaggccaaggcggCGATCAGCAGTTTGTTTGTACCGctgcttcctcctccgccaccggTGGTGGATGTCATGCGCCCGGTGCCTCTCCTGCCCAGCTCGAGCGGTCCCGAAACCTGGTGGCCGAGCGCAATGTCCCAGCCCGCCGAGTCGTGGAAAGTACTGCCGCCCAGCCCAACCCCGGCCAGCGATGATTCTAATGCGAATCTGTGGGCCAGTATCAGTTTCAGTGATGCCCAGCTGCCTTCGCCGACCCCGTCCTACAGTCAACCTTTCACCACCTCCTACGCCCCCTTCGACAGCATGGCAGCTACATCCGCCGCGCTCGCGACGCTTCCACTCCCCAGCATGCTGGTGCAGCCCTGCGCCACCGCAGCGAACATGGGTTTCGGCTTCGGCTGGAACCAATACCAGGAATGCGCCCTGCCCTACGGCGTGATCATGTAA
- a CDS encoding uncharacterized protein (ID:PFLUO_002102-T1.cds;~source:funannotate), which produces MSSSHIPAIASQTWRRTEADDGFFISTDPALLSVAAVNEAFGRDFLYWAKPVPEKAMRQMLYGSRCFGAYYTDPNGVQQQIGLARMVTDNATFAYLTDVYVLPEHQGRGLGRWLIECVAEVFHPTNMPCLRRIMLVTGDQRMQDFYQRIFGMKVVGHEVREDMGKMLTFLCARPNAQS; this is translated from the coding sequence ATGTCTTCTTCACACATACCAGCCATCGCCTCTCAAACATGGAGACGCACCGAAGCTGACGACGGATTCTTTATCTCGACTGACCCAGCACTTCTATCAGTCGCAGCTGTCAACGAGGCCTTCGGGAGGGACTTTCTATACTGGGCAAAGCCAGTCCCAGAAAAGGCTATGCGACAGATGCTCTATGGCTCGCGATGCTTCGGCGCATATTATACAGACCCCAACGGTGTACAGCAACAGATCGGTCTCGCGCGCATGGTTACTGATAACGCTACTTTCGCGTATCTGACCGATGTCTACGTTCTCCCCGAGCACCAAGGCCGGGGACTGGGCCGCTGGCTTATCGAGTGTGTGGCTGAGGTATTCCATCCGACCAACATGCCGTGCCTGCGGCGGATTATGCTTGTCACTGGGGACCAGCGCATGCAAGATTTTTACCAAAGGATCTTTGGTATGAAGGTCGTGGGCCACGAAGTGCGCGAAGATATGGGGAAAATGTTGACGTTTCTGTGTGCGAGACCTAATGCTCAGTCATGA
- a CDS encoding uncharacterized protein (ID:PFLUO_002101-T1.cds;~source:funannotate), giving the protein MSSSNILIVGATRGLGASLKALYASKPSTHVFGTTRSATSEEKPNSSVTWLTGIDMSQPDVGHKLITQLGSTKVSTAIISAGYFGLETFDSPDWDKQVRMYTTSAVGPVFVVHHLVKAGLLGEGSKVILVSSESGSITLRHEEEGGGNFGHHASKAALNMVGKLLSLDLKEQGIAVGLVHPGFMRTEMTKGVGFDKYWDAGGAVTPDEAATSLLSFIESFDLSKTGEFWAPRGPGDIGTAEKVLGKNLPTPLQLPW; this is encoded by the exons atgagcagcagcaatatTCTCATTGTAGGCGCCACTCGAGGGCTGGGTGCCTCTCTAAAGGCGCTCTACGCCTCCAAACCATCCACTCATGTGTTTGGAACTACCCGCTCGGCCACTTCGGAAGAAAAGCCCAACTCGTCCGTCACCTGGCTGACGGGAATTGACATGTCTCAGCCGGACGTGGGCCACAAACTCATCACCCAGCTTGGATCAACCAAAGTCTCAacggccatcatctccgcGGGTTACTTCGGGCTTGAGACGTTTGATTCGCCGGACTGGGATAAGCAGGTGCGAATGTATACAACTTCCGCCGTTGGGCCCGTCTTCGTGGTACATCATCTAGTAAAAGCAGGCCTACTGGGAGAAGGGAGCAAGGTGATCTTGGTCAGCAGCGAGAGTGGCAGTATCACATTGCGTcatgaggaagaagggggagGAAATTTTGGACATCACGCTAGCAAGGCTGCGCTGAATATGGTGGGTAAGCTTCTCAGTCTGGATCTGAAGGAGCAGGGGATTGCCGTCGGTCTTGTGCATCCTGGATTCATGCGAACGGAGATGACCAAGGGTGTTGGATTCGACAAATACTGGGATGCGGGCGGTG CCGTGACCCCCGACGAGGCTGCTACCTCACTTTTGTCTTTCATTGAAAGCTTTGATCTCAGCAAGACTGGCGAGTTCTGGGCACCGAGAGGACCAGG GGATATTGGAACAGCGGAAAAAGTTTTGGGCAAAAACTTGCCTACTCCTCTCCAGCTGCCATGGTAG